Below is a genomic region from Halostella litorea.
TCCTCCGAGGACAGCGACCCCCACTCGTCGTAGTGCCGGGCGAGCGCCCTCGCGCCCGCCACGTCGGCGACCAGCGCCGCCTCCGACGGCCACTGTGCGACGCGGAGGCCGTCCCGTTCGAGGCGGTACGCGTCGCCGAACGCGTCGAGCGTGCAGTCCGACAGGTCGAGGCCCAGCGCCGCGACGGCGTCGTCGGCGTCCACGTCCCCGTCCATCCCCGCCAGCCACGTCTCCCGGAAGCCGTCGGCGAGACAGAGGTCGTCGACGTCCGCGCACGGTTCGACTGCGCCCGCGTCCAGCAGCACCCGCTCGGGGTCGACGGGGTCGAACTCCCCGTCGGCGTCCCCTTCGGCGTCGCCCGGCGACGCGGCCGCCCGGTCGACCGGTTCGGGCGCTTTGTCGAACCACGCGAGGACGCGCTCGGGGAGGTACCGCTTCGTGAGCGCCGGCGTCCCCGGCACGAGGTAGCCCCGCAGGTAGATAGCGGCCACACAGCACGCGAAGGCGGCGGACCCGACGGCCGCGCCGACGGTCGTCCCGGCCGCGCCCGCCGCGAGCCAGCCGACCGCGCCGCTCCCGAGCGCCGCGATGACGACGTTCACGGCCGTACACGGCGTACATCGGTTCTCCCCGGTGTACTCGGGCTGGCGGAGCGAGTCGACGACGGACGGTGAACTCATCGTTTTCGTCTCGTTTCGTCCGACCAAGAGCGTTGCCCCGCGCTACACGTTCGCGGTCCGGAAGCGGTAGAGCCCCACGGCCAGCGGGACGACGAGCCAGACGGCGAGGACGGCGAGCGCGAACGGCTCGCTCCGGTACACCCCGGTCTCGGGCGCGTACGACGCGACGCCGGTGAAGTCGGCGGTGAGGTTCTCGTAGGCCTGCAGCGGCGTCAGTTCCAGCGCCGCCCGCGCCCACTCCGGATACGGGTACTCGATGCGTCGGCCCCCGCTCCGGAGGGCGACGAGCCGTCGGACGATCGTCCCCCACCCGAAGGCGAACATGGCGTACGCGACGAGGGTGACCGCGATGCTCCGGGTCGCCGTCGACGTGAGCGCCGACAGGCCGACGGTCAGGCAGGACAGCGTCGCCGCGTACGCGACGGTGACGGCGAGGTAGGAACCGAGCGGACCGACGTCCGCCGCGTTGCCGCCGGCGACCAGGAAGGCGACGGTGGCGACCGCGACGCCGCTCCCGAGCGCCGCACAGAGGACGAGCGTTCGCCCGATCGCGGTGCCGACCACCACGTCGTCCCGGGAGTGGGGGTACGCCAGCACGAGGCGGAGGTCGCCCGCCTCCCGCGACCCCGATATCGCCGTCGCCGCGAGCGGGAGACACGCCAGGGGCACCAGGAACGTCGCCGCGCCGACGAGGCCGTCGCTGACGAGTGCCGGCTCGTAGCTGTTGGCCTGGAAGTACCCGGACAGCGCGAACAGCAGGACGAACCCGCCGATGCCGACCGCCAGCGACCGCGAGCGGTAGGCGTCGCGGACGCTCTTGCGGACGATGACGCGGACGCTCACGCCGACACCTCCGCGGCCTCGGCCCGCGTGTGGGCGTCGA
It encodes:
- a CDS encoding ABC transporter permease subunit; this encodes MSVRVIVRKSVRDAYRSRSLAVGIGGFVLLFALSGYFQANSYEPALVSDGLVGAATFLVPLACLPLAATAISGSREAGDLRLVLAYPHSRDDVVVGTAIGRTLVLCAALGSGVAVATVAFLVAGGNAADVGPLGSYLAVTVAYAATLSCLTVGLSALTSTATRSIAVTLVAYAMFAFGWGTIVRRLVALRSGGRRIEYPYPEWARAALELTPLQAYENLTADFTGVASYAPETGVYRSEPFALAVLAVWLVVPLAVGLYRFRTANV